The following proteins are encoded in a genomic region of Roseinatronobacter sp. S2:
- a CDS encoding flagellar hook protein FlgE, with product MSISSSMNAGIAGLRANSARLGTISDNIANSATHGYRRSETAFHSMVVGSGVAGQGAYSAGGVRSSTFRQVDQGGSLIGTQNSTDMALSGRGFFPVTTELGARLNDGTSPLLLSPTGSFRLDSTGVMRDSAGNALLGWPVDADGSMPVYPRDNISGLRPVRVEMNQQVFVETSMVNLGVNLPASATLPDASGDSHLMTIDYYNAVGLPGKLSLEFTPQLDPLGATNTWSLELTDQGTGAVLGTYTVQFNDASGVGGTLQSITRTSVEGDDYDPATGSFEIDVGGQPINFFVGYYGEYGGMVQRGVNFSPVGVEQNGFGSANLVGLTVDAAGNLDAVFDQGFRRTLFRIPVVDVPNPNGLTARNNQTFQLSRDSGPFFLWDAGTGPVGEVVGYALQESATDVAAELTALIQTQRAYSSNAKVIQTVDEMFQETTNIKR from the coding sequence ATGAGCATTTCGTCGTCGATGAACGCGGGCATTGCAGGCTTGCGGGCCAACTCTGCCCGATTGGGAACCATTTCGGACAATATCGCAAATTCGGCGACGCACGGGTACCGGCGTTCAGAAACCGCGTTTCATTCCATGGTCGTCGGGTCCGGTGTCGCGGGGCAGGGGGCATATTCAGCAGGGGGGGTGCGCTCTTCAACCTTTCGGCAGGTGGATCAGGGCGGCTCGCTTATCGGCACGCAGAATTCGACAGATATGGCCCTGTCAGGCCGCGGCTTTTTCCCTGTCACAACAGAACTCGGGGCGCGGCTGAATGACGGGACATCCCCGCTTTTGCTGTCACCGACCGGATCTTTCCGGCTGGACAGCACAGGTGTCATGCGCGATTCTGCCGGAAATGCGCTTCTGGGGTGGCCGGTCGATGCCGACGGGTCCATGCCAGTCTACCCGCGCGACAACATATCCGGCTTGCGGCCTGTCCGGGTCGAGATGAACCAACAGGTTTTTGTTGAAACAAGCATGGTCAACCTTGGGGTGAACCTGCCTGCATCCGCAACATTGCCGGATGCATCAGGCGATTCTCATCTGATGACGATTGATTATTACAACGCGGTCGGGTTGCCAGGGAAACTCTCTCTTGAATTCACGCCCCAACTGGACCCCCTTGGTGCCACGAATACATGGTCACTTGAGTTGACAGACCAAGGCACCGGTGCCGTATTAGGGACCTATACGGTTCAATTCAACGACGCATCGGGGGTCGGGGGTACGCTGCAATCGATCACCAGAACCAGTGTTGAAGGCGATGATTACGACCCGGCCACAGGGTCTTTTGAAATTGATGTGGGCGGGCAGCCGATCAACTTCTTTGTCGGATACTATGGCGAATATGGCGGCATGGTTCAGCGTGGCGTGAACTTCTCACCCGTCGGGGTGGAACAGAACGGCTTCGGGTCTGCCAATCTGGTTGGCTTGACGGTTGATGCCGCCGGAAACCTTGACGCAGTTTTTGATCAAGGCTTTCGCAGAACATTGTTTCGTATTCCAGTTGTGGATGTGCCCAATCCAAACGGCCTGACCGCACGGAACAACCAGACATTTCAATTATCGCGCGACAGTGGGCCGTTCTTCTTGTGGGACGCGGGAACCGGCCCCGTTGGTGAGGTTGTGGGCTACGCCTTGCAGGAATCCGCGACCGATGTTGCTGCAGAACTGACTGCTCTGATCCAGACGCAACGGGCGTATTCCTCGAACGCAAAGGTCATTCAGACCGTTGATGAAATGTTCCAGGAAACCACAAACATCAAACGCTGA
- the flgK gene encoding flagellar hook-associated protein FlgK translates to MSLSTALNSAASGLQLSSRGAQVVADNIANANTEGFGVRSLTQASRVTGSAGSGVVMTGITRDSDAALLGEIRGANAAQSHAANLLDFWTSLEAGIGLPGDAGALGTHITTLEEALKQASIQPESQASLQKVVLAAQGLVTKINTIDTSLQTSRDTADASIQRDVNRLNSIFEQIDKLNSDIARQKLSGGFPHALEDARQNLIDQASSIIPLKEVARPDGRVMVLGADGTVFVDRNVTRLEFQRTPQPTAAESVATGDLGRLVINGRDVSATSPLLQSGSIASAFQIRDALVPQIQQQLDEFSADIITRFSESGVDPSIPVGGFGLFAVGAETMLPADLTGISGRISLNSAISPQDSDTFWRIRDGLYAPAIGAVSENAVIARMSDALLAVTPAASGSGPNAQVQGHAAALLSQTAAQRLNAESKTAYTSSRAAALQELFGARGVDTDAELQKLLVLEKAYAANARVMVAADSMLRTLLEM, encoded by the coding sequence ATGTCCTTGTCGACAGCGCTTAATTCTGCAGCCAGCGGCTTGCAACTTTCTTCGCGCGGCGCGCAAGTCGTGGCCGACAACATTGCCAATGCCAATACCGAAGGATTTGGCGTCCGGTCACTTACCCAAGCCTCCCGGGTTACGGGCAGCGCGGGAAGCGGTGTTGTCATGACCGGCATTACCCGCGATTCCGACGCGGCCCTTCTGGGTGAAATTCGCGGGGCAAATGCCGCGCAGTCCCACGCTGCAAACCTGCTGGATTTCTGGACCAGCCTTGAAGCGGGCATCGGCTTGCCCGGTGATGCCGGCGCACTTGGAACCCATATCACCACGCTGGAAGAGGCCCTGAAACAGGCATCCATCCAGCCCGAATCTCAAGCCTCGTTACAAAAGGTGGTGTTGGCCGCCCAAGGACTGGTTACGAAAATCAATACTATCGACACCAGCTTGCAAACGTCTCGCGACACCGCAGACGCAAGCATACAACGGGATGTGAACCGTCTGAACTCCATATTTGAGCAGATAGACAAGCTGAACTCCGACATTGCGCGTCAAAAACTGTCGGGTGGGTTCCCGCACGCACTGGAAGATGCGCGCCAGAATCTGATTGATCAGGCGTCTTCGATCATCCCCTTGAAAGAGGTTGCACGCCCCGATGGCAGGGTGATGGTTCTTGGCGCGGACGGAACGGTTTTCGTAGACCGGAATGTCACGCGGCTGGAATTCCAGCGCACGCCGCAGCCCACCGCCGCGGAAAGCGTGGCAACTGGCGATCTGGGACGGCTGGTTATCAACGGGCGCGACGTCAGCGCGACAAGTCCTTTGTTACAATCTGGCAGCATCGCAAGTGCCTTTCAGATCCGTGATGCGCTGGTTCCGCAGATACAACAGCAACTGGATGAATTCTCGGCTGATATTATAACCAGATTTTCAGAATCAGGGGTGGATCCTTCGATTCCCGTTGGCGGTTTCGGTCTTTTTGCCGTTGGTGCAGAAACCATGCTGCCCGCAGACCTGACGGGGATTTCGGGCCGCATTTCTTTGAACAGCGCGATTTCCCCGCAAGATAGCGACACGTTCTGGCGCATCAGGGATGGTCTTTATGCGCCAGCAATAGGTGCAGTGTCAGAAAACGCAGTCATCGCCCGCATGAGTGATGCGCTTCTTGCTGTCACGCCTGCTGCGTCGGGATCGGGTCCAAACGCGCAGGTTCAGGGCCATGCGGCGGCACTCCTGTCCCAGACGGCGGCACAGCGGCTGAACGCAGAATCCAAAACAGCCTATACATCCAGCCGCGCTGCGGCGTTGCAGGAGCTGTTTGGCGCTCGCGGTGTCGATACCGATGCCGAGCTTCAGAAATTGCTTGTTCTGGAAAAAGCCTATGCTGCGAATGCACGCGTGATGGTCGCAGCAGACAGCATGTTGCGCACATTATTGGAGATGTAG
- a CDS encoding flagellar basal body P-ring protein FlgI → MTKLLAVFLWCVIALSALTPAAAQTRLKDLVEFDGVRGNDLVGYGLVVGLNGTGDGVRNSPFTEEIMVTILERLGVNVTGEQFRPRNVAAVIVTASLPPFARAGSRIDVSVSAIGDASSLHGGTLVMTPLNGADGNIYAVAQGSILSGGVSIAGEAAAEIRGVPTSGVIPFGGRIEREVEFALSSLRTLRLSLRNADFSTAETIERAINAQVQRNIATMLDSGTVEIDVSRANVASTAHLISRIENILVVPQTRARVVMDQRSGTVVIGSDVQISHVAVSQGTLTLRVEEAPLVVQPNPFTEGEAVVVPRTRVGLEDNNELALFELPAATTLTDVVEGLTALGVGPRELIDLLSTIHAAGALHADLLIR, encoded by the coding sequence ATGACGAAATTGCTCGCTGTTTTTCTATGGTGTGTGATTGCGCTGTCTGCACTGACGCCTGCTGCCGCCCAGACAAGACTGAAGGATCTTGTGGAGTTTGATGGTGTTCGTGGCAATGATCTGGTCGGATACGGGCTGGTCGTCGGCCTGAACGGAACCGGTGACGGGGTGCGCAACTCCCCTTTTACCGAAGAAATCATGGTGACAATTCTTGAACGGTTGGGGGTGAATGTCACGGGCGAGCAGTTCAGACCCCGCAATGTTGCGGCGGTTATTGTCACGGCGTCGCTGCCGCCCTTCGCCCGCGCAGGTTCACGTATAGATGTGTCCGTCTCGGCCATTGGTGATGCATCCAGTTTGCATGGCGGCACGCTTGTCATGACCCCCCTCAACGGGGCGGACGGGAACATCTATGCCGTGGCACAAGGCAGCATTCTGTCAGGGGGGGTCAGCATCGCGGGAGAGGCCGCCGCTGAAATTCGCGGCGTGCCAACCTCGGGTGTGATTCCGTTTGGTGGCCGCATCGAGCGCGAGGTCGAATTCGCATTGTCATCGTTGAGAACCTTGCGGTTGTCACTGAGAAACGCCGACTTCTCGACAGCAGAAACGATTGAGCGCGCGATAAATGCGCAGGTGCAACGAAACATTGCGACGATGCTGGATTCTGGCACCGTTGAGATTGATGTGTCCCGTGCCAATGTTGCCTCAACAGCCCATCTGATCAGCCGGATTGAGAATATTCTGGTCGTGCCGCAAACGCGCGCCCGCGTTGTGATGGATCAGCGGTCCGGCACTGTGGTAATAGGCAGCGATGTTCAAATCAGCCATGTTGCGGTTTCGCAAGGCACATTGACGTTGCGTGTCGAAGAAGCGCCGCTTGTGGTGCAGCCCAATCCCTTCACCGAGGGAGAGGCCGTGGTGGTTCCAAGAACGCGGGTCGGGCTGGAGGATAATAACGAGCTTGCCTTGTTCGAGTTACCGGCCGCGACAACACTTACCGATGTTGTTGAGGGTTTGACTGCGCTGGGCGTCGGGCCGAGGGAGTTGATCGATTTGCTAAGCACCATCCATGCGGCGGGTGCGCTGCATGCCGATCTGCTTATTCGTTGA
- a CDS encoding GntR family transcriptional regulator, which yields MTPPSGPSGKADWKAIRRDLLGRIQSGVWKPGDQIPREVELAAHYDCTRSTVGRALRDLATAGFLDRKRKGGTTVSANPVRKAPLDVPIIAEAIRKAGHVAGYQLLDAGERLPDPTLAPELGLPAGTPLLFIAAVHLADGAPHQVEHRWLLPATVQGLSRDILETTPADEWLLRNVPLTRAQITIEAVRAPPTVSDALHAAPDTPTLLITRTSWRQARLIGVLQLYHAQGHRLVTGI from the coding sequence GTGACACCCCCTTCTGGCCCCTCTGGAAAAGCCGACTGGAAGGCCATTCGCCGCGACCTTCTGGGGCGCATCCAGTCGGGTGTCTGGAAACCCGGCGACCAGATTCCACGCGAAGTGGAACTGGCCGCGCATTACGATTGCACACGTTCCACTGTCGGGCGTGCCCTGCGCGATCTGGCAACAGCGGGATTTCTGGACCGCAAGCGCAAGGGCGGGACCACCGTTTCGGCCAATCCCGTGCGCAAGGCCCCGCTTGATGTGCCCATCATCGCCGAAGCAATCCGCAAGGCGGGGCATGTCGCAGGGTATCAACTGCTGGACGCGGGCGAACGGCTGCCCGACCCGACGCTTGCGCCAGAACTGGGCCTGCCTGCCGGGACGCCGCTTTTGTTTATCGCGGCGGTGCATCTGGCCGATGGTGCGCCCCATCAGGTCGAACATCGCTGGTTGCTGCCTGCAACCGTTCAGGGGCTATCGCGCGACATACTGGAAACAACGCCCGCAGATGAATGGCTGTTGCGGAACGTGCCCTTGACGCGCGCGCAAATTACAATCGAGGCTGTGCGCGCCCCCCCAACTGTATCGGATGCCCTGCACGCCGCACCCGACACACCAACGTTGCTGATCACGCGAACAAGCTGGCGGCAGGCACGGTTGATCGGGGTATTGCAGCTGTATCATGCACAGGGTCACCGGCTGGTAACCGGCATATAA
- a CDS encoding formimidoylglutamate deiminase, with amino-acid sequence MKMKNDQMIWARQALLPNGWANDVLVHVDALGRIASVTADAPRQGHAVDTLLPAPVNLHSHAFQRAMAGMTEARGPDPRDTFWTWRRLMFRFLDHLTPDDARAIAAMVQMEMLQAGFGALAEFHYLHHQPDGRPYDKLSEMADGICAAAEQTGMGLTLLPVLYRFGGCDRRPLAPGQRRFGNTRDQFAQLVAATDKTLAALPADSALGIAPHSLRAVQPDDLAFCAELAGPRVVHMHLAEQLEEVTEVHAALGARPVEWLLDNAPLSDRWCLIHCTQMTPAETVALAGSSAVAGLCPMTEASLGDGIFDGARFLEHGGRFGIGSDSNIRISLTEELRGLEYSQRLRDHSRAVLATRECSTGRVLWQGAAAGGAQAAGRAAGSIATGLWADLVALDGHQPDLEGRCGDMVLDTVIFSGDNHCIADVWSAGRHMVRAGEHIHKASITADYRRVLARLRDVM; translated from the coding sequence ATGAAGATGAAAAACGATCAGATGATTTGGGCACGGCAGGCCTTGCTGCCAAACGGATGGGCGAATGATGTGCTGGTGCATGTTGACGCGCTGGGGCGGATTGCGTCCGTCACCGCCGATGCACCCAGACAAGGGCATGCAGTAGACACGCTTTTGCCCGCGCCCGTGAACCTGCACAGCCACGCATTCCAGCGCGCCATGGCGGGCATGACCGAAGCGCGCGGCCCCGACCCGCGCGACACATTCTGGACATGGCGGCGGTTGATGTTCCGCTTTCTGGACCATTTGACACCCGATGACGCCCGCGCGATTGCGGCCATGGTGCAGATGGAAATGCTACAGGCAGGGTTCGGCGCGCTGGCGGAATTTCACTACCTGCACCACCAGCCTGACGGCCGCCCCTATGACAAATTGTCGGAAATGGCCGACGGCATTTGCGCCGCCGCCGAACAAACTGGCATGGGCCTGACATTGCTGCCGGTTCTGTACCGGTTTGGCGGGTGCGACCGCCGCCCCCTTGCACCGGGCCAGCGGCGTTTCGGCAATACCCGCGACCAGTTCGCGCAACTGGTGGCCGCCACGGACAAAACCCTTGCCGCCCTGCCTGCGGACAGCGCCCTTGGCATTGCGCCCCATTCGCTGCGCGCTGTGCAACCGGATGATCTGGCGTTCTGCGCCGAACTTGCGGGGCCGCGCGTTGTGCATATGCATCTGGCCGAACAGCTTGAAGAAGTCACCGAAGTGCACGCGGCACTTGGCGCGCGGCCTGTGGAATGGCTGCTGGACAATGCGCCACTGTCGGATCGTTGGTGCCTGATCCACTGCACCCAGATGACCCCGGCGGAAACTGTCGCGCTGGCCGGATCAAGCGCGGTTGCAGGGTTGTGCCCGATGACCGAAGCCAGCCTTGGTGACGGCATTTTTGACGGTGCGCGGTTTTTGGAACATGGCGGGCGGTTCGGCATTGGCAGTGATTCAAACATTCGCATTTCCCTGACCGAAGAATTGCGCGGGCTGGAATATTCGCAACGTTTGCGCGACCACAGCCGCGCTGTTCTGGCAACCCGCGAATGCTCGACCGGGCGGGTTCTGTGGCAGGGCGCGGCAGCCGGCGGGGCACAGGCTGCCGGACGCGCCGCCGGATCGATTGCGACAGGCTTGTGGGCAGATCTTGTCGCGCTGGACGGGCACCAACCTGACCTAGAGGGGCGCTGCGGGGATATGGTCCTTGATACAGTGATTTTTTCGGGCGATAATCACTGCATTGCTGATGTCTGGTCGGCGGGCCGGCATATGGTGCGTGCGGGCGAGCATATCCACAAGGCGTCGATCACCGCCGACTACCGGCGCGTTCTGGCACGATTGAGAGATGTGATGTGA
- the hutG gene encoding N-formylglutamate deformylase, with translation MQDSAAASPKGQPFCVRQGGSPLVLAIPHAGTHIPDDVSMALNDTGRALSDTDWHMDRVYDGLLDDVTVVSARFHRYVIDANRDPSGASLYPGQNTTGLVPLTDFDANPLWALEPDAETIDARRARFHAPYHAALSAELARVRALHGFAILYDCHSIRSDIPFLFDGTLPDFNIGTNHGVTCAPALQAVALRHCAAAAGFSHVVNGRFVGGWTTRHYGQPDQGIHAIQMELAQSTYMQQSPPWAWDDDRAARLRAVLGPMLRDIAALDLS, from the coding sequence GTGCAAGACAGTGCCGCAGCCAGCCCGAAGGGTCAGCCCTTCTGCGTCCGTCAGGGCGGCAGCCCGCTGGTTCTGGCGATCCCGCATGCAGGCACGCATATCCCTGATGATGTGAGCATGGCGCTGAACGACACTGGCCGCGCCCTGTCGGATACCGACTGGCATATGGACCGTGTCTATGATGGGTTGCTGGATGATGTAACAGTCGTGTCGGCGCGGTTTCACCGCTATGTCATTGACGCCAACCGCGACCCGTCCGGTGCCAGCCTGTATCCGGGGCAGAACACCACGGGGCTTGTGCCACTGACGGATTTTGACGCAAACCCCCTGTGGGCGCTTGAGCCGGATGCCGAAACGATTGACGCCCGCCGCGCCCGGTTCCATGCGCCCTATCATGCTGCACTGAGCGCAGAGCTGGCGCGCGTCAGGGCGCTGCACGGCTTTGCCATTCTATATGATTGCCATTCCATCCGGTCCGACATTCCGTTTCTGTTTGACGGCACATTGCCGGATTTCAATATCGGCACCAATCATGGTGTGACCTGTGCGCCAGCCCTTCAGGCGGTGGCCTTGCGCCATTGCGCGGCGGCGGCGGGGTTTAGCCATGTGGTGAATGGTCGCTTTGTGGGTGGCTGGACAACGCGCCATTATGGCCAGCCTGATCAGGGCATTCATGCCATCCAGATGGAGCTGGCCCAATCCACCTATATGCAGCAATCCCCGCCCTGGGCCTGGGATGACGACCGCGCCGCGCGTTTGCGCGCGGTTCTGGGACCAATGTTGCGCGACATCGCGGCACTGGACCTGTCTTGA